The Austwickia sp. genome includes a region encoding these proteins:
- the rpoB gene encoding DNA-directed RNA polymerase subunit beta: MAASRTANQKMSTALTASGRVSFAKIREPLEVPDLLALQTESFDWLLGNERWQARVEEALEAGRNDVPERSGLEEIFEEISPIEDFAGSMSLSFRDHRFEEQKYSIEECKERDMTYSAPLFVTAEFMNNNTGEIKSQTVFMGDFPLMTDRGTFVINGTERVVVSQLVRSPGVYFERTPDKTSDKDIYSAKVIPSRGAWLEFEIDKRDMVGVRIDRKRKQSVTVLLKALGWSDAQILETFGEYESIRATLEKDHTGGQDEALLDIYRKLRPGEPPTKEAAQALLDNLYFNPKRYDLAKVGRYKLSKKLGIEADLTSSTLTVDDVVATIRYIVALHAGESTIKGVRHGEEADIRVEVDDIDHFGNRRLRNVGELIQNQVRTGLSRMERVVRERMTTQDVEAITPQTLINIRPVVASIKEFFGTSQLSQFMDQNNPLAGLTHKRRLSALGPGGLSRDRAGMEVRDVHPSHYGRMCPIETPEGPNIGLIGSLASYGRINPFGFIETPYRKVVDGQVSDEVHYLSADEEDEFVIAQANAPLTEDGHFAEERVLVRTKGGEAIDVPGGEVDYMDVSARQMVSAATALIPFLEHDDANRALMGANMQRQAVPLVRSEAPLVGTGMEYRAALDSGDVVRARQGCVVESVAADTVTVANDDGTHETYRIAKFMRSNQGTCYNQRVVVAEGQRLEAGEVIADGPATDGGEMSLGRNLLVAFMPWEGLNYEDAIILSQRLVQDDVLSSIHIEEHEIDARDTKLGPEEITRDIPNVSEEVLADLDERGIIRIGAEVRDGDLLVGKVTPKGETELTPEERLLRAIFGEKAREVRDTSLKVPHGETGTVIHVKVFDREEGDELPPGVNQLVRVYVANRRKITDGDKLAGRHGNKGVISKIVPVEDMPFLEDGTPVDVILNPLGVPGRMNIGQVLEIHLGWAASRGWTIDGDPEWAANLPAEVREAGPRTRVASPVFDGAKEEEITGLLDSTLPTRDGVRLIGASGKAQLFDGRSGEPFPAPISVGYMYILKLHHLVDDKIHARSTGPYSMITQQPLGGKAQFGGQRFGEMEVWALEAYGAAYALQELLTIKSDDVTGRVKVYEAIVKGENIPEPGIPESFKVLIKEMQSLCLNVEVLSSDGSQIDLREPDQEVFRAAEELGIDLSRREPSSVEEV, from the coding sequence TTGGCTGCCTCGCGCACTGCGAACCAGAAGATGTCCACGGCACTGACGGCCTCCGGCCGCGTGTCGTTCGCCAAGATCCGAGAGCCGCTAGAGGTACCCGACCTCTTGGCCCTGCAGACCGAGAGTTTCGACTGGCTGCTCGGCAACGAGCGGTGGCAGGCCCGGGTCGAGGAGGCCCTGGAGGCCGGCCGCAACGACGTACCCGAGCGCTCCGGACTGGAGGAGATCTTCGAGGAGATCTCGCCCATCGAAGACTTCGCGGGATCGATGTCGCTCTCGTTCCGGGACCACCGGTTCGAGGAGCAGAAGTACTCCATCGAGGAGTGCAAGGAACGCGACATGACCTACAGCGCCCCGCTGTTCGTCACCGCCGAGTTCATGAACAACAACACCGGCGAGATCAAGAGCCAGACGGTGTTCATGGGCGACTTCCCGCTCATGACCGACCGGGGCACCTTCGTTATCAACGGCACGGAGCGCGTCGTCGTCTCCCAGCTGGTCCGCAGCCCGGGCGTGTACTTCGAGCGCACCCCCGACAAGACCTCCGACAAGGACATCTACTCGGCCAAGGTGATCCCGAGCCGCGGTGCCTGGCTGGAGTTCGAGATCGACAAGCGCGACATGGTCGGCGTGCGCATCGACCGCAAGCGCAAGCAGTCCGTCACGGTGCTGCTCAAGGCGCTCGGCTGGTCGGACGCGCAGATCCTGGAGACCTTCGGCGAGTACGAGTCGATCCGGGCCACCCTGGAGAAGGACCACACCGGCGGCCAGGACGAGGCGCTGCTCGACATCTACCGCAAGCTGCGCCCGGGCGAGCCGCCGACGAAGGAGGCGGCCCAGGCCCTCCTGGACAACCTCTACTTCAACCCCAAGCGCTACGACCTGGCCAAGGTGGGTCGCTACAAGCTGAGCAAGAAGCTCGGCATCGAGGCCGACCTGACGAGTTCGACCCTGACGGTCGACGACGTCGTCGCCACGATCCGCTACATCGTCGCCCTGCACGCGGGGGAGAGCACGATCAAGGGCGTCCGGCACGGCGAGGAGGCCGACATCCGGGTCGAGGTCGACGACATCGACCACTTCGGCAACCGCCGCCTGCGCAACGTCGGCGAGCTCATCCAGAACCAGGTCCGCACCGGGCTGTCCCGCATGGAGCGGGTGGTCCGCGAGCGGATGACCACGCAGGACGTCGAGGCGATCACGCCGCAGACCCTGATCAACATCCGCCCGGTCGTCGCCTCCATCAAGGAGTTCTTCGGCACGAGCCAGCTATCCCAGTTCATGGACCAAAACAACCCGCTGGCCGGCCTGACCCACAAGCGGCGCCTGTCCGCGCTGGGCCCGGGCGGTCTGTCCCGCGACCGCGCGGGCATGGAGGTCCGCGACGTCCACCCCAGCCACTACGGCCGGATGTGCCCGATCGAGACGCCGGAAGGCCCGAACATCGGCCTCATCGGCTCGCTGGCCTCCTACGGCCGGATCAACCCCTTCGGCTTCATCGAGACGCCGTACCGCAAGGTGGTGGATGGCCAGGTCAGCGACGAGGTGCACTACCTCTCCGCGGACGAGGAGGACGAGTTCGTCATCGCGCAGGCCAACGCGCCGCTGACGGAGGACGGCCACTTCGCCGAGGAGCGGGTCCTGGTCCGCACCAAGGGCGGCGAGGCGATCGACGTCCCGGGCGGCGAGGTCGACTACATGGACGTCTCGGCCCGGCAGATGGTCTCCGCGGCCACCGCGCTGATCCCGTTCCTGGAGCACGACGACGCCAACCGCGCGCTCATGGGCGCCAACATGCAGCGCCAGGCGGTTCCGCTGGTGCGCAGCGAGGCCCCGCTGGTCGGCACGGGCATGGAATACCGCGCCGCTCTCGACTCCGGGGACGTCGTGCGCGCCCGGCAGGGCTGCGTGGTCGAGTCCGTCGCCGCGGACACGGTCACCGTGGCCAACGACGACGGCACCCACGAGACCTACCGGATCGCCAAGTTCATGCGCTCCAACCAGGGCACCTGCTACAACCAGCGGGTCGTCGTGGCGGAGGGCCAGCGGCTGGAGGCCGGCGAGGTCATCGCCGACGGGCCCGCCACCGACGGCGGCGAGATGAGCCTCGGCCGCAACCTCCTCGTGGCGTTCATGCCCTGGGAGGGCCTGAACTACGAAGACGCGATCATCCTGTCCCAGCGCCTGGTGCAGGACGACGTGCTCTCTTCGATCCACATCGAGGAGCACGAGATCGACGCCCGCGACACCAAGCTGGGCCCCGAGGAGATCACCCGGGACATCCCGAACGTCTCCGAGGAGGTCCTGGCCGACCTCGACGAGCGCGGCATCATCCGCATCGGCGCCGAGGTCCGCGACGGCGACCTGCTGGTCGGCAAGGTCACGCCCAAGGGTGAGACGGAGCTGACCCCGGAGGAGCGCCTGCTGCGCGCGATCTTCGGCGAGAAGGCCCGCGAGGTCCGCGACACCTCCCTGAAGGTGCCGCACGGCGAGACCGGCACGGTCATCCACGTGAAGGTCTTCGACCGGGAGGAGGGCGACGAGCTGCCCCCGGGCGTCAACCAGCTCGTGCGGGTCTACGTCGCCAACCGGCGCAAGATCACCGACGGCGACAAGCTCGCCGGCCGGCACGGCAACAAGGGCGTCATCTCCAAGATCGTGCCGGTCGAGGACATGCCGTTCCTTGAGGACGGCACCCCGGTCGATGTCATCCTCAACCCGCTCGGCGTACCGGGCCGCATGAACATCGGTCAGGTCCTCGAGATCCACCTGGGCTGGGCCGCCAGCCGCGGCTGGACCATCGACGGCGATCCGGAGTGGGCGGCGAACCTGCCGGCCGAGGTCCGCGAGGCCGGGCCGCGCACGCGGGTCGCCTCGCCGGTGTTCGACGGCGCCAAGGAAGAGGAGATCACCGGTCTGCTCGACTCGACGCTGCCGACCCGCGACGGCGTACGGCTCATCGGCGCCTCCGGCAAGGCGCAGTTGTTCGACGGCCGCTCCGGCGAGCCGTTCCCGGCGCCGATCTCGGTGGGCTACATGTACATCCTCAAGCTGCACCACCTCGTGGATGACAAGATCCACGCGCGCAGCACCGGCCCGTACTCGATGATCACCCAGCAGCCGCTGGGTGGTAAGGCCCAGTTCGGTGGCCAGCGGTTCGGCGAGATGGAGGTGTGGGCACTCGAGGCGTACGGCGCCGCCTACGCCCTGCAGGAGCTGCTCACGATCAAGTCCGACGACGTCACCGGCCGCGTGAAGGTTTACGAGGCCATCGTCAAGGGCGAGAACATCCCCGAGCCCGGCATCCCCGAGTCCTTCAAGGTCCTCATCAAGGAGATGCAGTCCCTCTGCCTGAACGTGGAGGTGCTGTCCTCCGACGGCAGCCAGATCGACCTGCGCGAACCGGACCAGGAAGTGTTCCGGGCCGCGGAGGAGCTCGGCATCGACCTGTCCCGGCGTGAGCCCAGTTCTGTCGAAGAGGTCTGA